The genomic DNA CCACGAGCGCGACGAGGGTCGGGCGCCGGAAGCCGCGCGCGGTCGAGATCGACATGGACCAAAATGCTCCTTCCACTGAGCGGGATCCGGCACACCGGTCCGCCGGCCCCTGAAATCCGGCCCGCGTCGGCGCCACGAGGGTGTCGCGCCGCTCCGGCGCTTGCGCCTTGGCGGCCGGCTGTTTAATTCCATCCGTATGGATTGAAAAGGGGAAAGGTCTGGATGGGGCGGCCGCGGAGCATCGACCGGGACAAGGTCCTCGACATCGCCGAGCGGATCGTGCGCGAGGAGGGGGCGACGGCGTTGACCTTCGACGCCGTGGCGCGGGCGGCCGGGATCACCAAGGGTGGCCTGCAATACTGCTTCGGCAGCAAGGACGATCTGGTCGCCGCCATGGCCGACCGCTGGCTGGCGGGCTTCGACGCGGAGGTCGCCCGCCACACACCGGCCGACGGGACCCGCGTGGACCACGTGCGCGGCTACGTGACGGCGTCGGCACGGATCGACGAGGCCACACAGACCAAGATCGCCGGCATGCTCGTGAGCTTGCTGCAATCGCCGAAACATCGGGAGCAGGCGCGCGGCTGGTACGCGGCGTGGCTGACGCGCCTCGAACCCGGCTCCGAGGCGGAGCGGAGGGCCCGCGCGGCCTTCTTCGCCGCCGAGGGCGCCTTCTTCCTGCGCAGTCTCGGCCTCGTGGCGTTGGACCAGGGCCAATGGGACGCCGTCTTCGACGACATCCTCGCGCTCCTCTGAACCTCCGGGATCCGGAGCGACGACCGTCACCGCACCGCTCTAGACTCGCGGGCAAGGTGGCTGCCGCTGAGGAACACCTCCCGGGCCGGCTGATCCGGCCGCTCGATCCCCTCGAACAGCAGGCGCATCGCCTGGGTGCCGATCTCGGCGACTGGCTGCTCGATCACGGTGAGGGCCGGCCCAGCGAGCTCGGTCAGGGCTCGTTGCCGAAGCCGTTAGGTGCGAGGTGGCGCGGGAGCACGAGGTTCACGGCCTTGGCCGCCCGCACGGCGCTCGTCGGGATGAGCCCGTTCGGGACGACGCGCGCCACCGGCTGGCCGGGCTCCTCGAGCCAGCGCGTTGCCTCCTCCCTCGCGGCCGCCGCGTTCGGGGCGACACTCCGGACCTGCAACGCCAGACCGTGCCGCCCCATGGCCTCCAGATAGGCGGCGCGGCGCTCCTGCGCGGCCGAATTCGACGATCCGAACAGGCTGTCGATCCGACGCGGGTTGTGACCGGGCGTGCCGCGGTGCTCAGCGGCCTGTCGGCGATGATCCGGTTCGGCCGCTCGGGCATAGCCCGGTTCGACCAGATCGTGTGGCGGCCGCATCCCGGGGAGATCTGTGGCCTGACGCCGCTCCGCGTCGCGATGGCCGGCACATCGGGCCGGCCCGTCGGGGAGCCCTCCCTGGAGATCGGCGCCCGGTAGACCGGCACCTTCGCGGGCCGGCCGCTCGACGCGGTCGCTGTCGTCTTCGAGAGGCGAGCCTGCGGCCCGCTCGCCCTGTCCAGCATCGCCCGGACGCGGAGCGCGCCGGGACCGGTCCACGAGATCCCGAGCAGGCCATGATGGAGCTGGTTCCGGGGATCCAGATCAACCCGGGGCTCCGGCTGCCACCGAAGCGCCAGAACATCGACGATCCGGATCAGACCCGATTTCCATTGCGCCACAGAAACATACCGGACACCTCCGTGGTCGGCGCCAAACCGTCGGTTGATCTCTTCTCCCTCGTGAGGCTCGCGGGGACCTGGCAGCTCGTGACCACTGGCCGGACGTCAGCTGGCCGCGGAGGGCCGGGGGCCGGCCTCCGGTGGGGCGCCCGCGCCGATCATCCGGCGGTCGACGGCGGCGAGGGTATCGAGCAGGCGCTTCCGGAGCCGCGCCGCACCCTCCAACTCGAGCGCGTCCACGTCGACGTAGAAGTCGATCCCCCGGGCGTGCTCGGAGAAGATCGTCTCGGTCGCCTCGGCGGTGAGGTCGCCCTCGACGGCGTAGGGGACGACCTCGCGGCTGATGCCCTTCATGCGGATCGGCTCCTGCGGGCTCGCCTGGACGATATCGCTCACCAGCGCGTAGGTTTCGTAGCTCAGGGTGATGCCGCCCGGCATCGCGGCCGCCTGGAGGCGGGCGGCGAGGTTCGCTTCCGCGCCGATGATCGTGTAGTCCATCCGCTCGTCGCTGCCGAAGTTGCCGACGTTGCAGTAGCCCGTGTTGATCCCGATCCGCGCCTGGAACGGGCGCTCGATGCCGGACCGCCGCCAGCGGGCATTGAGCTGGCCGAGGCGCGTCTGCATCTCGATCGCCATCCGGACGCAGGCCTGCGCGTCCTCGCGGACGCCCCGGCTCTCCGGATCGCCGAAGAAGACCAGCATCGCGTCCCCGATATACTTGTCCACCGTGCCGCCGTGCTTGACCGCGATGGCG from Methylobacterium radiotolerans JCM 2831 includes the following:
- a CDS encoding TetR/AcrR family transcriptional regulator, with product MGRPRSIDRDKVLDIAERIVREEGATALTFDAVARAAGITKGGLQYCFGSKDDLVAAMADRWLAGFDAEVARHTPADGTRVDHVRGYVTASARIDEATQTKIAGMLVSLLQSPKHREQARGWYAAWLTRLEPGSEAERRARAAFFAAEGAFFLRSLGLVALDQGQWDAVFDDILALL
- a CDS encoding LacI family transcriptional regulator gives rise to the protein MIEQPVAEIGTQAMRLLFEGIERPDQPAREVFLSGSHLARESRAVR